From Mycobacterium lacus, one genomic window encodes:
- a CDS encoding TIGR03668 family PPOX class F420-dependent oxidoreductase, protein MAEFDPKVRFARSPVARLATVTPDGAPHLVPVVFAVGDDAVYTAVDAKPKTTRRLRRLTNIENNPQVSLLVDHYADDWTQLWWVRADGVATVHRDDEAMRTGYRLLRAKYPQYQSVPLNGPVIAVMVRRWANWHA, encoded by the coding sequence GTGGCGGAATTCGACCCGAAGGTCAGATTCGCGCGGTCACCGGTGGCGCGACTGGCCACCGTCACGCCCGACGGAGCCCCGCATCTGGTGCCGGTGGTTTTTGCTGTCGGTGACGACGCCGTCTACACCGCTGTCGATGCGAAGCCTAAGACGACGCGACGGCTGCGCCGCCTGACCAACATCGAGAACAATCCACAGGTCAGCCTGCTGGTCGATCACTACGCCGACGACTGGACCCAGCTGTGGTGGGTCCGGGCCGACGGCGTTGCCACGGTTCATCGCGACGACGAGGCGATGCGGACCGGATATCGGCTGCTACGCGCCAAATACCCCCAGTATCAATCGGTTCCGTTGAACGGTCCGGTGATCGCGGTCATGGTGCGCCGCTGGGCTAACTGGCACGCTTAG
- a CDS encoding SPFH domain-containing protein, which translates to MNFLQFYRVASRGAFSPTGRRKQLFPEPPPNTRPPPANPPLCGPALTWLIPVADRLKKVNMQIITMPVPAQDGITRDNVTVAWMRSSISRCRIRAGRQWNVQDYMSAIGQVAQTSLRSIIGKSNLDDLLCNREGLNQGLELMIDSPTLGWGIHIDRVEIKDVVLPDSMKRSMSRQAEAERERRARVITADGELQASRKLAQAAKVMAQDPAALQLRLLETVVEVAAEKNSTPVLPFPVALLRFLEQATPPRSAVPAKAPAKRAS; encoded by the coding sequence ATGAATTTCCTCCAGTTCTACCGGGTTGCTTCGCGCGGTGCGTTCTCGCCCACAGGACGACGTAAGCAACTTTTCCCCGAACCGCCGCCCAACACAAGGCCACCGCCGGCGAACCCGCCGTTGTGCGGACCGGCGCTCACCTGGTTGATTCCGGTAGCCGATCGCCTGAAAAAGGTGAACATGCAGATCATCACGATGCCCGTGCCCGCGCAGGACGGCATCACCCGCGACAACGTCACGGTCGCGTGGATGCGGTCATCTATTTCAAGGTGTCGGATCCGTGCCGGGCGGCAGTGGAACGTGCAGGACTACATGTCAGCAATCGGGCAGGTGGCACAAACTTCGCTCCGATCGATCATCGGCAAGAGCAACCTCGACGACTTGTTGTGCAATCGTGAGGGCCTCAACCAGGGCCTGGAGTTGATGATCGACAGCCCGACGCTGGGCTGGGGAATTCACATCGACCGAGTCGAAATCAAAGACGTGGTGCTGCCCGATTCGATGAAGAGGTCGATGTCGCGTCAGGCCGAGGCTGAGCGTGAGCGACGAGCTCGGGTGATCACCGCCGACGGCGAGCTGCAAGCCTCGCGGAAGCTGGCCCAAGCGGCCAAGGTTATGGCGCAGGACCCGGCCGCGTTGCAGCTGCGGCTGCTAGAAACGGTGGTCGAGGTTGCCGCAGAGAAGAACTCGACGCCGGTACTGCCGTTCCCGGTCGCATTGCTGAGGTTCTTGGAACAGGCAACACCGCCCAGATCCGCTGTTCCGGCGAAGGCGCCCGCTAAGCGTGCCAGTTAG
- a CDS encoding elongation factor G-like protein EF-G2, whose product MADRANPSQGAGVAPTADGPDAVRNVVLVGPSGGGKTTLVEALLVAAGVLSRPGSIADGTTVCDFDEAEIRQQRSVGVAVASLSHDGIKVNLIDTPGYADFVGELRAGLRAADCALFVIAANESVDEPTKSLWQECAQVGMPRAVVITKLDHARANYPEALAAAQNAFGDKVLPLYLPTGDGLIGLLSQTHYTYADGGRTTSPPDPSDADRIEEARGTLIEGIIEESEDESLMERYLGGEAIDESVLTQDLEKAVARASFFPVIPVCSGTGVGTLELLEVATRGFPSPMEHPLPEVFTPQGAAHAKVACAVDAPLLAEVVKTTSDPYVGRVSLVRVFSGSIRPDTTVHVSGHFASFFGGSNGHGTTHPDHDEDERIGVLSFPLGKQQRPAAQVVAGDICAIGKLSRAETGDTLSDKSEPLVLKPWTMPEPLLPVAIQAHAKTDEDKLSVGLGRLAAEDPTLRIEQNQETHQIVLWCMGEAHAGVVLDALANRYGVTVDTIELRVPLRETLAGKAKGHGRHIKQSGGHGQYGVCDIEVEPLPEGSGFEFVDKVVGGAVPRNFIPSVEKGVRAQMEKGVHAGYPVVDIRVTLFDGKAHSVDSSDFAFQMAGALALREAAAATKVVLLEPIDEITVLVPDDFVGAVMGDLSGRRGRVLGTEAAGHERTVVKAEVPQVELTRYAIDLRSLAHGAASFTRSFVRYEPMPESAAARVKTSA is encoded by the coding sequence ATGGCGGACAGAGCTAATCCTTCGCAGGGCGCGGGAGTCGCTCCCACCGCGGACGGTCCGGACGCCGTTCGCAACGTGGTGCTGGTGGGGCCGTCCGGCGGGGGCAAGACCACTCTGGTCGAGGCCCTGCTGGTTGCGGCTGGGGTGCTGTCCAGACCGGGCTCGATCGCCGATGGCACCACGGTGTGCGACTTCGACGAGGCGGAGATCCGGCAACAGCGCTCGGTGGGTGTGGCCGTGGCGTCCCTGTCCCATGACGGCATCAAGGTCAATCTCATCGACACACCCGGGTACGCCGACTTCGTGGGCGAGCTGCGGGCCGGGCTGCGAGCCGCGGATTGCGCGCTGTTCGTGATCGCGGCAAACGAAAGCGTCGACGAGCCAACCAAGTCCCTGTGGCAGGAATGCGCCCAGGTCGGCATGCCCCGCGCCGTGGTGATCACCAAGCTCGACCACGCCCGGGCGAATTACCCAGAGGCGCTGGCAGCCGCACAAAACGCGTTCGGCGACAAGGTTTTACCGCTCTACCTGCCGACCGGTGACGGCCTCATCGGATTGTTGTCGCAGACGCATTACACGTACGCCGACGGCGGGCGGACCACGAGCCCGCCGGATCCCTCGGACGCCGACCGGATCGAGGAAGCGCGCGGCACACTGATCGAGGGAATCATCGAGGAGTCCGAGGACGAGTCCCTGATGGAGCGCTATCTGGGCGGCGAGGCGATCGACGAGTCGGTGCTGACCCAGGATCTGGAGAAGGCCGTTGCGCGGGCTTCGTTCTTCCCGGTGATCCCGGTGTGCAGCGGCACCGGCGTCGGCACCCTGGAATTGCTAGAGGTCGCCACCCGCGGATTCCCGTCTCCGATGGAACATCCACTGCCGGAGGTCTTTACGCCGCAAGGGGCGGCACACGCCAAGGTGGCCTGTGCCGTCGACGCTCCATTGCTGGCCGAGGTGGTGAAGACGACATCGGACCCATACGTCGGCAGGGTCAGCCTGGTCCGGGTGTTTTCCGGGTCCATCAGGCCCGACACGACGGTTCACGTGTCGGGCCATTTTGCGTCGTTCTTCGGCGGGTCGAACGGGCATGGCACCACCCACCCCGACCATGACGAGGACGAACGCATCGGGGTCCTGTCGTTCCCGCTCGGCAAGCAGCAGCGTCCCGCGGCGCAGGTGGTGGCGGGCGACATCTGCGCAATCGGCAAGCTGAGCCGGGCCGAAACCGGCGACACGCTCTCGGACAAGTCCGAGCCGCTGGTGCTGAAACCCTGGACCATGCCCGAGCCGCTGCTGCCGGTCGCGATCCAGGCGCATGCCAAGACCGACGAGGACAAGCTGTCGGTCGGTTTGGGGCGGTTGGCCGCCGAAGACCCGACGCTGCGGATCGAGCAGAACCAGGAGACGCATCAGATCGTGCTGTGGTGCATGGGCGAGGCCCATGCCGGCGTCGTCCTCGACGCCCTGGCCAACCGGTACGGCGTCACCGTGGACACGATCGAGCTTCGGGTGCCGCTGCGAGAAACCCTCGCCGGCAAGGCGAAAGGCCATGGCCGCCACATCAAACAGTCGGGCGGACACGGCCAGTACGGGGTGTGCGACATCGAGGTGGAGCCGCTGCCGGAGGGCTCCGGGTTCGAGTTCGTCGACAAGGTGGTGGGCGGGGCGGTGCCGCGGAACTTCATCCCCAGTGTGGAGAAGGGAGTCCGCGCGCAGATGGAAAAGGGGGTGCACGCCGGTTACCCGGTGGTCGACATCCGGGTCACGCTGTTCGACGGCAAGGCCCACAGCGTCGACTCCTCGGATTTCGCGTTCCAGATGGCCGGCGCTCTGGCGTTGCGGGAGGCGGCGGCCGCGACGAAGGTCGTCTTGCTCGAGCCGATCGACGAGATCACGGTGCTGGTACCCGACGATTTCGTCGGCGCGGTGATGGGCGACCTGTCCGGGCGTCGCGGTCGGGTGCTGGGCACCGAGGCAGCGGGCCACGAGCGCACGGTGGTCAAAGCCGAAGTGCCCCAAGTGGAGCTGACCCGGTATGCCATCGACTTGCGCTCACTGGCGCACGGGGCCGCGTCGTTTACCCGTTCGTTTGTCCGCTATGAACCCATGCCGGAGTCCGCGGCGGCCCGGGTGAAGACCTCGGCCTGA
- a CDS encoding DUF2231 domain-containing protein: protein MSTFNGLPTHILLNHFVLALGPLAAILAVICALWPAARRRLIWLVLMLAVVTLVLTPPTANTGVWLQGKLEPSPAIVHHRQLGETLIYMVAALVATVAVLAAVHLRTARGRSVTFAVHAVVAVLVIAAAVATLAQTYRVGESGARAAWGPVTSAQALRVPAEPCCHGAAVE, encoded by the coding sequence ATGTCGACGTTCAACGGACTGCCCACCCACATACTGCTCAACCATTTCGTCCTTGCGCTGGGCCCATTGGCGGCGATCCTGGCCGTCATCTGTGCGCTATGGCCCGCGGCGCGAAGAAGACTGATCTGGCTGGTCCTGATGCTGGCCGTGGTCACCCTCGTCTTGACGCCGCCGACCGCGAACACGGGCGTGTGGTTGCAGGGCAAGCTGGAACCGTCGCCCGCTATCGTGCACCATCGGCAGCTCGGCGAAACGCTGATCTACATGGTGGCCGCGCTCGTGGCGACGGTCGCCGTGCTGGCCGCCGTCCACCTCCGCACGGCGCGTGGACGTTCGGTGACATTCGCGGTGCACGCCGTGGTCGCGGTGCTGGTGATCGCCGCCGCGGTGGCCACGCTGGCGCAGACCTATCGCGTCGGCGAATCGGGTGCACGCGCCGCCTGGGGACCCGTCACGTCGGCTCAAGCTTTACGCGTGCCGGCCGAACCGTGCTGCCACGGCGCGGCGGTCGAGTGA
- a CDS encoding FadD7 family fatty acid--CoA ligase, which translates to MTTGPVVADPRVADLVESAATRLPEAAALVVTAERIEVAYRDLVHLVADLAGQLTRAGLLPGDRVALRAGSNIEFVVALLAASRADLIVVPLDPALPVGEQRARSEAAGARVVLVDSENAGDGAEPTVRWWPVAVSVSRHGAPSVRLDAGSEPNAVTSTPQGLRPDDAMIMFTGGTTGLPKMVPWTHANIAGAVRALVAGYRLGPRDATVAVMPLYHGHGLIAALLSTLASGGTVLLPARGRFSAHTFWEDIDAVGATWYTAVPTIHQILLERAKLDPGGKRAKLRFIRSCSAPLTPEAARALQAEFFAPVVCAFGMTEATHQVATTGINQDENPAETTGLVGRSTGPEMRIVGSDGMPLPAGAVGEVWLRGPTVVRGYLGDPKITAANFTDGWLRTGDLGSLSEAGDLSLRGRIKELINRGGEKISPERVEGVLASHPNVIEVAVFGVPHPIYGETVAAAIVPRETTPPTPEELTEFCRERLAAFEIPASFQVASELPHTAKGSLDRRAVAARFGRHA; encoded by the coding sequence ATCACCACCGGCCCGGTCGTAGCCGACCCGCGCGTCGCGGATCTGGTCGAGTCGGCGGCGACGCGCCTGCCGGAGGCCGCGGCGCTCGTTGTCACCGCCGAGCGCATCGAGGTCGCCTATCGTGACTTGGTACACCTGGTCGCCGACCTGGCCGGGCAGCTGACGCGGGCGGGCCTGCTGCCGGGTGACCGGGTGGCGCTGCGCGCGGGCAGCAACATCGAGTTCGTCGTCGCGTTGTTGGCGGCGTCACGCGCCGACCTGATCGTGGTCCCGCTGGATCCGGCGCTGCCCGTCGGCGAGCAACGGGCCCGCAGCGAGGCCGCGGGAGCAAGGGTCGTGCTCGTCGACAGCGAGAACGCCGGAGACGGCGCCGAGCCGACGGTCCGGTGGTGGCCGGTCGCGGTGAGTGTCAGCCGACACGGCGCCCCGTCGGTGCGCCTGGACGCGGGCAGCGAGCCGAACGCCGTCACGTCGACGCCCCAGGGGCTGCGGCCCGACGACGCCATGATCATGTTCACCGGCGGGACGACCGGGCTGCCCAAAATGGTTCCCTGGACCCACGCCAACATCGCCGGCGCGGTGAGGGCCCTCGTCGCCGGCTACCGTCTGGGCCCGCGGGACGCGACCGTCGCGGTGATGCCGCTGTACCACGGCCACGGGCTGATCGCCGCGCTGTTGTCGACCCTGGCGTCCGGCGGGACGGTGCTGCTGCCCGCTCGGGGACGCTTCTCGGCGCACACGTTCTGGGAGGACATCGACGCCGTCGGGGCGACCTGGTACACCGCGGTGCCGACGATTCACCAGATCCTGTTGGAGCGCGCCAAGCTCGATCCGGGCGGCAAGCGGGCGAAGCTGCGTTTCATCCGCAGCTGCAGCGCACCGCTCACTCCGGAAGCGGCGCGGGCGCTGCAAGCCGAATTCTTCGCACCCGTGGTGTGTGCATTCGGAATGACCGAGGCCACTCACCAGGTCGCAACCACGGGCATCAATCAAGACGAAAATCCCGCTGAGACAACCGGTCTCGTCGGCCGGTCGACCGGACCGGAAATGCGGATCGTCGGCTCCGACGGAATGCCCCTGCCGGCCGGCGCGGTTGGGGAGGTCTGGCTGCGCGGCCCGACCGTGGTGCGCGGCTATTTGGGTGACCCGAAGATCACCGCCGCGAACTTCACCGACGGTTGGCTGCGCACCGGTGATCTGGGGTCGCTGTCGGAGGCGGGCGACCTGAGCCTCCGCGGCCGGATCAAGGAACTCATCAACCGCGGCGGTGAGAAGATCTCGCCGGAGCGCGTCGAGGGCGTGCTGGCCAGCCATCCCAACGTGATCGAGGTGGCCGTGTTCGGTGTCCCGCACCCGATCTACGGAGAGACCGTCGCGGCGGCGATCGTGCCCCGTGAGACCACCCCGCCGACCCCGGAGGAGCTTACCGAGTTCTGCCGGGAACGATTGGCGGCCTTCGAGATTCCCGCCAGCTTCCAGGTGGCGAGTGAACTGCCGCATACCGCGAAGGGTTCACTCGACCGCCGCGCCGTGGCAGCACGGTTCGGCCGGCACGCGTAA
- the oxc gene encoding oxalyl-CoA decarboxylase produces the protein MTTSSRLTDGFHLVVDALRANEIDTIYGVVGIPITDLARTAQVSGIRYIGFRQETSAGYAAGVAGFLTRRPGVCLTTSGPGFLNGLPALANATTNCFPMIQISGSSQRPIVDLHRGDYQDLDQLNASRPFAKAAYRIGRVEDIGRGVARAIRTAISGRPGGVYLDIPGEVLGQTLDSSIASGTIWRVVDPAPRQLPAPEAVDRALDVLAHARRPLIVLGKGAAYAQADNAIREFVEKTGMPFLPMSMAKGLLPDSHPQSAAAARSLAMARADAVLLVGARLNWLLGHGESPQWSADVKFIQVDIAAAEFDSNQPIVAPLAGDIGSVMAALLDGMAARPVASPTAWADELAERKARNNAKMRERLAEDPHPMRFYNALGAIRAVLQRNPDVYVVNEGANALDLARNVIDMAVPRHRLDTGTWGVMGIGMGYAIAAAVETGRPVVAIEGDSAFGFSGMEIETICRYRLPVTVVILNNGGVYRGDEQAAGNDPAPTVLNARARHELIAEAFGGKGYHVTTPPELAAALTAALASGGPSIIDCELDPSAGVESGHLASLNPTSAPRG, from the coding sequence ATGACCACATCGTCGCGACTGACCGACGGCTTCCACCTTGTGGTGGACGCGCTCAGGGCCAACGAGATCGACACCATCTACGGGGTCGTCGGCATCCCGATCACCGATCTCGCCCGCACCGCGCAGGTGTCGGGAATCCGCTATATCGGCTTCCGTCAGGAAACCTCGGCCGGCTACGCGGCCGGCGTCGCCGGGTTCCTCACCCGCCGGCCCGGCGTGTGCCTGACGACATCGGGCCCCGGCTTCCTCAACGGCCTGCCGGCGCTGGCGAACGCCACCACGAACTGCTTTCCCATGATCCAGATTTCCGGATCGAGCCAGCGCCCGATCGTGGATCTGCACCGCGGTGATTACCAGGACCTCGACCAGCTCAACGCGTCGCGGCCGTTCGCGAAGGCCGCCTACCGGATCGGCCGAGTCGAAGACATCGGGCGTGGCGTTGCCCGCGCGATCCGCACCGCGATCTCCGGCCGGCCGGGCGGCGTCTACCTCGACATCCCCGGCGAGGTGCTGGGCCAGACCCTGGACAGCTCGATAGCTTCCGGCACCATATGGCGGGTCGTGGATCCGGCACCCCGCCAGCTGCCCGCACCCGAGGCCGTCGATCGCGCCTTGGATGTGCTCGCCCACGCGCGGCGACCGCTGATCGTGCTCGGCAAGGGCGCGGCATATGCGCAGGCCGACAACGCGATTCGGGAATTCGTCGAGAAGACGGGCATGCCTTTCCTGCCGATGTCGATGGCCAAGGGGCTACTGCCCGACTCGCATCCACAGTCGGCGGCCGCGGCCCGCTCCCTGGCAATGGCCCGGGCCGACGCGGTCTTGCTGGTTGGCGCCCGGCTGAACTGGCTACTGGGCCACGGAGAGTCGCCACAATGGTCGGCCGACGTCAAGTTCATCCAGGTCGACATCGCGGCAGCGGAATTCGACAGCAATCAGCCGATCGTGGCGCCGCTGGCGGGTGACATCGGTTCGGTGATGGCGGCGCTGCTCGACGGCATGGCCGCCCGCCCGGTCGCCTCGCCCACCGCCTGGGCCGACGAACTCGCCGAGCGTAAGGCCCGCAACAACGCCAAGATGCGAGAGCGCCTGGCCGAGGATCCGCACCCAATGCGGTTCTACAACGCGCTGGGCGCCATTCGCGCTGTGCTGCAACGGAACCCGGATGTCTACGTGGTCAACGAGGGAGCCAACGCGCTGGACTTGGCGCGCAACGTCATCGACATGGCGGTCCCGCGTCACCGGCTCGACACCGGAACCTGGGGGGTGATGGGCATCGGCATGGGCTACGCCATCGCCGCGGCCGTGGAAACCGGGCGGCCCGTCGTCGCGATCGAAGGTGACAGCGCATTTGGCTTCAGCGGCATGGAAATCGAGACCATCTGCCGCTACCGGCTGCCGGTGACCGTCGTCATCCTCAACAACGGCGGTGTCTACCGCGGCGACGAGCAGGCGGCCGGAAACGATCCGGCACCGACCGTGCTGAACGCGCGAGCGCGCCATGAGCTGATCGCAGAGGCGTTCGGCGGCAAGGGATATCACGTCACGACGCC